A genomic window from Camelus ferus isolate YT-003-E chromosome X, BCGSAC_Cfer_1.0, whole genome shotgun sequence includes:
- the LOC102504567 gene encoding zinc finger protein 134-like, whose protein sequence is MAEERAQIDAFRRSFAFEDVYISFTGEEWEILDENQKRLYCNLMMETFAQVMSLGLAVSRNRIMSQREPEREPVIPNRADMAPTEADVIRESPGPNCSHNVENNDASSEEGTSIKISDVRTLQVGASVQNSHPCDMCDPILKDIFCLAGEQETSPALQPYSCESCGRTFWFSTNLAQTPRQQSGETVPKMEKGQASSVKSCRCHALETACTSREGEEDSLASPGLVQIHATHNSEEPYGSSGCAEAFHTEQMDYQCSESGEDFSHKEEYFQTQAIPMREKTYDCSHCGQVFSDNSYLLLHKETHSSATRYKCNDCGIFFCCNSNLRTHQRTHPGSKSFECAECGKSFSRKSYIAHHQRIHTGARPYECNQCGKAFSRKDTLTQHQKTHSGDRPLKCSTCGKGFIRKDVLAQHEKIHTRENSVCDECGKSFSHSSYLKTHKRIHSGTRPYVCNECGKTYISRHHLSQHKKVHTTVKTTDEVNVGNSMLTIPGSSNSRDLTPEQGIIGSVNVEEPLEDSPTLLGK, encoded by the coding sequence ATGGCTGAGGAAAGAGCACAGATAGACGCTTTCCGGCGCAGTTTTGCCTTTGAGGATGTGTACATCTCCTTCACTGGAGAGGAGTGGGAGATACTTGATGAGAATCAGAAACGCCTGTACTGTAATTTGATGATGGAGACCTTTGCGCAAGTGATGTCACTGGGACTTGCAGTTTCCAGAAACCGTATAATGTCCCAACGGGAGCCAGAGCGAGAGCCTGTGATTCCTAACAGGGCAGACATGGCTCCAACCGAGGCAGACGTGATCCGGGAGAGCCCAGGCCCTAATTGTAGCCATAATGTGGAGAATAACGATGCCTCTTCTGAGGAGGGCACTTCTATAAAAATATCAGATGTGCGAACGCTGCAGGTGGGTGCTTCCGTTCAAAACAGCCACCCATGTGATATGTGTGACCCAatattgaaagatattttctgtCTGGCTGGGGAGCAGGAAACATCCCCTGCGCTGCAACCATATTCATGTGAGTCATGTGGGAGAACCTTCTGGTTCAGTACAAACCTTGCCCAAACTCCAAGGCAGCAGAGTGGAGAGACAGTCCCTAAAATGGAGAAGGGCCAGGCCTCCTCTGTGAAAAGCTGCAGATGCCATGCGTTAGAGACGGCTTGTACCTccagagagggtgaggaggacTCCTTGGCCAGCCCTGGACTTGTCCAGATCCATGCCACTCACAATTCGGAGGAACCATACGGGAGTTCTGGGTGTGCCGAGGCCTTTCACACTGAACAGATGGATTACCAGTGCAGTGAAAGTGGGGAAGATTTTAGCCACAAAGAGGAGTATTTTCAGACCCAGGCAATCCCCATGAGAGAAAAAACTTATGACTGCAGCCATTGTGGGCAAGTCTTTAGTGACAATTCCTACTTGCTATTGCACAAGGAGACTCACAGCAGTGCAACACGTTATAAGTGTAATGACTGTGGGATATTTTTTTGCTGCAACTCCAACCTCAGAACACACCAGAGAACTCACCCAGGATCAAAGTCTTTTGAGTGTgctgaatgtgggaaatcctttaGCAGAAAATCCTACATTGCTCACCaccagagaattcacactggagcAAGACCTTATGAGTGTAAccaatgtgggaaagcctttagcCGCAAAGACACACTTACTCAGCACCAGAAGACTCACAGTGGAGACAGGCCTCTTAAATGCAGCACTTGTGGGAAAGGATTTATCCGTAAAGATGTACTCGCTCAGCACGAGAAAATCCACACTAGAGAGAATTCTGTGTGTgatgaatgtgggaaatcctttaGCCACAGTTCCTACCTTAAAACACATAAGAGAATTCACAGTGGAACAAGGCCTTATGTgtgcaatgaatgtgggaaaaccTACATCAGTAGGCACCACCTTAGTCAACACAAGAAAGTTCATACCACAGTAAAGACTACGGATGAagtgaatgtgggaaattctATGTTGACAATTCCAGGCTCATCTAACTCCAGAGACTTAACACCTGAGCAAGGCATTATAGGTTCAGTGAATGTGGAAGAGCCTCTGGAAGACTCTCCCACCTTGCTTggcaaataa